The genomic DNA AAGCGCGAGTTCGTGCTGCCGGACCACCTGATGATCCACGACTGGGCCTTCACGGACAACCACTACGTCCTCCTCGGCAACAGAATCAAGCTGGACATCCCAGGTACGGAAGgggattgcaattttttttcctcgtcACTTGATAGACTAGTAGTCATTTAGCAGCGTGTTTCACGTCAATGCTTGCCGCCGTGTTTGGGGGCAGGGTCGCTGCTGGCGCTGACGGGCACGCACCCGATGATCGCCGCCCTCGCCGTGGACCCGAGCCGGCAGTCGACGCCGGTGTACCTGCTGCCGCGCTCCCCGGAGGCCGAGGCTGGCGGCCGCGACTGGAGCGTGCCCGTCGAGGCGCCGACGCAGACGTGGTCCATGCACGTCGCCAACGCCTTCGAGGAGCGCgacgccggccggggcggcggcaccAGCGTGCGGATCCACATGTCCGGCTGCTCCTACCGCTGGTTCCACTTCCACAGGATGTTCGGCTACGACTGGCACAACAAGAAGCTGGACCCGTCCTTCATGAACGTCGCCAAGGGCAGGGAGCTGCTGCCTCGCCTTGTCCAGGTGACCAAACGCTCTGATTTGCTTGCTTTGGTTCCTGTCGTGTCGTGTCTGTCGATGAAACAAATGTGCGTGGAGTTTTGTTCACAGTGAAAAGGATTTGTTACAGTGGCAGCTGAGATGGCGTCCAATAATCCAAAATGCAGGTGTCGATCGATCTCGACAAGAGAGGGGCGTGCCGGGGATGCTCCGTCAGGAGGTTGTCCGACCAGTGGACCAGGCCGGCGGACTTCCCGGCGATCAACCCGGCCTTCGCCAACCGGAGGAACCGGTTCATCTACGCCGGCGCCCCCTCAGGTTCGCGGAAATTCCTCCCGTATTTCCCCTTTGACAGCGTGGTGAAGCTAGACGTCTCCGACGGATCAGCGCGGCTGTGGACGGCGGTGGGGCGCAAGTTCGTCGGCGAGCCGGTTTTCGTGCCGACGACCGGCGGTAGGGAGGATGACGGCTATGTTCTGCTTGTCGAGGTAAAGATCAACATTTTCTTTCAATCACCAACATGGAGAAACACATGTCACCTCACTTGGAACTGCTTCATCTTGTTTGCTTCTTTGCAGTACGCAGTATCTGATCACAGGTGCCATCTGGTGGTGCTGGATGCAAGGAAGATCGGCGAAAGGAATGCTGTTGTGGCAAAACTTGAGGTGCCCAAACACCTCACCTTCCCAATGGGATTCCATGGGTTCTGGGCAGATGAATGACACTATAAGCATCCAATCTAACTCTAGCGTGTGTCGACATGAATGGAAAAAATGTAAAGAGTTATTTTTTCATAATGCAACAAGCATTCGTACCACTTCCCGAATCTCGCCTGACCACACGTTTAGACTGAACTCATGTTCAGAGAGCACACTGCAGATGATATTAAACACTGACGTTTAAGACAATCCCACACGATAACCATTAGTTTCCACTAAGAATACTGATAACGCAGCTTCTGGACCTGACAACTAAGACTGACACCAACCACGGTCGTTGCCGACCATACGAAGAATAGAACTAATTCTAGAACTAATCCTGTACAAAAGTAAGAAACCACCAGTACGCGAAGTCGACGAATTGCTGTGCTCAGTGTATACGAGCAATAGTGACCACGATGAAGACAAACACagagagcatgaaggacatcCTCACTATATCATCAGACATATCGTAGTCCTTGTCCCCGGATTGGAAGAGCATGTTCACGAGCCCAAGTATTTTCTCAAGGAATTCCTTGATTTTCGCTTGGGTGTTTTCCAGGACCCACATCATGAATCCAGGAGGAGCAGTAGACCGTCCATTGAGATCAGTTTCCTTGGCTGAAAAGATAGGAATAAGTTGCATCAGATGAAGATCCATCCAGGCGTTCCACATAATAAAATGGAACCATTAGTTTGCGCATTTTCACATGACAAAGGTTTATTGAAGGGGCTGTTGCATAACTTAAGAACCAGATTAATTAAAATTAGCTGAAAAGATGGGATAAATTGCATCAGAAGCAGATTCATCCAACATATAAAGCAAGATCGGAACACGTCTAAATGGGTTATTTTGTTTATGCATTTTCACATGATTCAAAAGGTTGTTTAATTAAGGCCTGCTGCCTAGCCTGTTAACATTGTTTACCCATGCCAACCCGAAGATTCAAAAAGCGCAATCACACATACCATCCTGGAAGGATCTCTTGAATTCTTGTACCACCTCGTTCTCCATCACAGCATGCCATACAGCCTTATCTTTTGACAAGGCCATAACCATTTTCTGCATGAAGGCAACATAATGTTACTGTTCAGATTTCTTCAGACAATATATTTCAATGTAGTAACGTGTGAATATTTTGTGGCACCAAGTTCAGTTTGCTAGATATGAATAACGAAGTAAAGCCACATTAACCTGAACCGAAGGGTCTTCATGCAATAGGCGGAGTGCATCCAGTACACTCCCGTGTTCCTTTGTCAAAAGAGCACTTGAGTTACGAACGAGCATAGCAGGTTCAGTCCACTCATCTGATCCGACCTCAGATGCACCAGAATCTAGAGCAAAATGATTAACAATTAATCCACATGAAGGGTGCCCTGACATGGGCAGCGCAAGCGTTAGCTCAGGCGCATCAGAATCCACATCAGAAGGTTTCTCAAACACCCTGCAGGAATGAAATTGTCGATTTGCTTAGATGGAAGCATCATGTCAACCAGAGTGAATTGAATTGGCCAAATAAATATGAAGGTGACATGCTCTAAATAATAAAGGACGACAACTTCACTAAACAGGATAAGAAGCTCTAACTAGGCAATGACAAAGCAAGCATGTCAAAatcctaaagaaaaaaaaacgaatAAGGCTTTACTCCTCTtagcagaaaataaaaataaaaaaatggttATCCAAATGCTTGACGTCGTACAGCACATCTTGGCAGCAACGCGTACACTCTTGAACAATTTGAAGGATACACGAAACGAACATAAGGTATTTGGGACACGCTAACTGCCGCTTGACTAATTTGCAATTAAATACATCTGTCCTTGAAAAAAATTGCAATTCAGAGGAAAGCCATCTAATTCTGGCATAATCACCAGGCTAAACTAAGAATTAAATTAAACTGGACAATTTCTGATCTTAAACCAACTAGTTTTCGAAACCAATCTGATAATCCTATCACCCAAATCCACGATTATAGGTGAATAGGTAGAATCTTACTGCTTGATGCTGGCAACGGCGGCGCAGACCTCGTCGTCGGTAGGCGGGGCCCCGAACACAACCCCCTGCTCCTCCGTGGCCTCCCCGCGGAAGCCGGCAATACCAGGCCTCGCCCCCGCTGCGACGACCTCCTCCCagtcctcctcgccgtcgcggcgcaGCGAGCGGGACTCCCAGGACGCGGTGCAGCCGCTGATCGAAgacgggggaggcggcgacgtGGCGCGCAGCGGGCGGCCGCCCCCGGCGCGCGAAAGTGAGCGGCCGCCTGCGCCGGAGGGGATGGCTGGCTTGACGGCGCGGCTAGCAAGGCGGACGAGGTTCTTGCTCATCGCCGAT from Setaria italica strain Yugu1 chromosome VII, Setaria_italica_v2.0, whole genome shotgun sequence includes the following:
- the LOC101764532 gene encoding uncharacterized protein LOC101764532, which gives rise to MVVYVVHTRRERRGGRAGEGSSAMSKNLVRLASRAVKPAIPSGAGGRSLSRAGGGRPLRATSPPPPSSISGCTASWESRSLRRDGEEDWEEVVAAGARPGIAGFRGEATEEQGVVFGAPPTDDEVCAAVASIKQVFEKPSDVDSDAPELTLALPMSGHPSCGLIVNHFALDSGASEVGSDEWTEPAMLVRNSSALLTKEHGSVLDALRLLHEDPSVQKMVMALSKDKAVWHAVMENEVVQEFKRSFQDAKETDLNGRSTAPPGFMMWVLENTQAKIKEFLEKILGLVNMLFQSGDKDYDMSDDIVRMSFMLSVFVFIVVTIARIH